The following DNA comes from Girardinichthys multiradiatus isolate DD_20200921_A chromosome 2, DD_fGirMul_XY1, whole genome shotgun sequence.
TATGACGTAACGCAGCTTGGTCTATAGTACATGTTCTTTAAAATCAAAGCAAGTACCAATGTAACATTATTCACCTTTGTTGCTATCTGTAATACAGTTTGTGCAGAAGCGTTCAACCCTGACGATGATGAAGAAGATAAAGAGCCATGGGTAAACTGCAATCCACACCACAACCaaacacatttatattttagCTTAGAATCAGAAGACATGAAGAATTTGACTATTTTAACATAATCATGGACCACTGTTAGGCAGTCCAACAGAAACACATTTTGTCTCACAGGTAACCCACCCCAAAACTGATGAGCAGAGACAGAGACTACAGGAAGCTTGCAGGGACATTCTTCTGTTCAAGAATTTAGATCCAGTGAGTACATGACCTGAAGTCAGCAGCTTtaagtttcttttattttaacctcTGTGCATAATTTCAAACCGTGGTCAGTTTATGTTGAAAGATAGATTTgtttaaacacaaataattCAATGGCTTATGTTTCTCTCCCTCTCAGGAGCAGATGTCTCAGGTTTTGGACGCCATGTTTGAAAAGTTTTGCACAGAAGGAGAGCACATCATTGATCAAGATGATGACGGGGACAACTTCTATGTAATTGAAAGGTGCTTTAAGCAGTTACTTTTAAAGGATTTCCCAAATAATGTTTtgtctatatatttttttaacaaataattgtgtttttttttttaattcagtggGACATTCAACATTTTCGTGAAGCTCGAGGGCATGGAGAAGCTGGTGGGCTCCTACGACAACAAAGGCAGCTTTGGAGAACTGGCGCTGATGTACAACACCCCTAGGGCGGCCACGATAATTGCAACCTCGCCTGGAGCCCTTTGGTGCCTGGTAAGTCAAACATTACATACCCGCGCAGGAGCACATCTGGCTGCTTGCTCAGGTTTTTCAAACAGTGTGCAGTCAGCTGGCACAGATTAAGTAAATACCCAGGCTGTTTGTGGTTGTGTTGCAGCATGGCGCAACAGAGGGAGATGGCACAGATTGGATAATGTAATGTATAGCTGAAAGCATACATTTACCTAAACTGTATAAAAAGTCTGTAACTTAGGTCAAACATTTTGCCTATATTTCCATAACCTTTTCAAAATAGTTTGCTGGATCTtaggcccattcctcctgacagaacaaGTGTACCTGAATGAGGTTTGTAGgctgccttgctcacacacacgtTTTCAGCTTTGGCCACATATTTCTGTGGGACTTAGATCAGGACTTTGTGGTTCCCTGTCCAAAAAAGTTTTTGGCGGCATGCCTATGGCCATCTAGAAGACCCATTTGGGCTTTAACTTCCTGGGTGatatcttgagatgttgctttaatatATCCATCTGTTCTTTCCTTGTGATGCCTCCTCCTGCACCATTTTCCTCTCCAAAAATTAAGGCTCCTGAGTGCAATTGTAAAATGTAATATGGCTTTTGATGTACTTTAgaagtaatggcttcttcctgtcTGAATAgcttttcagcccatgttggttCAGGACTCAGTTCACTATGGATAGTGACACTGtgttaccagcttcagccagcatcttagCAAAGTTTTCTTCTTGGCTTAAAACTCACATTTCACACCAGAAAATGTTAATCTCTGTCTTCTTTTTGAGGATTATGACGGTTTGAATATCCCATGGTGTTTATTCTTGTAGTTAAACGTGGCACCATCTGGAATTGTACACATGGAAATCAGATTTGAGGAGGTTCATCATTTTCTACCTGATATTATGCCTGATTTCCTTCTATTTTCCATGAGTTCACACAAGTAAGCCGTGTGTTTGGGGAATTGCCTTAATATGCATCCACAGGTTTCCCTCCGTTTAACTCAAATGCTGTGAATCAACCTATTAGAAGTTTACAAAGCCATGGCAATATCATCTGGGTTTTCCCACATTGTTTAAAGGCAAAGTAtttttagtgtatgtaaacgcTTGAATGTcaatgaagaaacaaaaaattctCTAAAAACctatttgctttttattctTGCAAAAATCCTAATTAACCTAAAAGAGGAGTGATTTAATGCATGTGAGAAAAAGAAAgcctttttaaaaacacacacaacctatgtaaatatctggtttcatcaGTATTGAATCCAGTGGGGAGAGCAGTAATCGTACTGGTTGATATGAGTTTACATTATCATGGACGctaattataaagctaatgtatattgtatatattgtAAAAAGGATTTATTATGGTTTGAAGGtcagtttttaaagatatttttttaaacagcagaaAAGTTTCCTGTGGCCAAATGAGCTGTTTGACAGTTCAGTAGCAAGTTGGCCCTTCATGTAAAACAACCCAGTTATTCATGACTCAGCAAGATTTGTGTCCTTCAAAAACCAGCTAGCAGCTCTGTTGTGTCATCTATGGGAGACGAGGGACGTCGGTGCTGAACCCTCTGCCAACCTGAGAGTCTTAGATTGTGCAGCGTAATCTGTGAACAAGCAGGAGCTCCTTAGTCTGAGGAGGAGCAGTGGTGCCAGAGAGTCTCTGAGCTAACAGAAGATTACCGTAGACATGTTATTTGGTGTCTGACCTGCAGTAGTACTAACCGTTTTATTAAGTAATGTGGATCACAATATTGTCATGGCCAGCCTTGGCTAGAGGGTGCCCTCTACAGCTAATGATACTTTCTACATTGTGGTTTACATCATTGCAGGTTGACACCTTGTTCTATGACCAATTTTTAACTTAAACCACTGGAACCTTTTTGCAGGTGGATGGCATGAGGAACGTTTGAGTGCcttctttctttttactatttgaGTAAATGCTTTTCTTGCAATAAACAGGCTCATTGTGACACccaatgcatttaattcattaaaacaagacaagatttttttgtgaaaattttttttttcacaaaaaacatcaaaggcatttcaaattaaaatctgttttaaactcTGTAATTAGTGTAGGATAGCACCATTGTAGGTTTGACTTGTCCACATTTTGTTTTCGTGGTTATCTTCACCCATGGTCATCCTAATGCCAATTTAGCATTGAAAATGTCccctttctgtttttataaataGAATAAAACCCTAATTTGAGATTTGATCTAGAGATGATCAAATGCAGCCcagacaatacaggtccttctcaaaatattagcatattgtgataaagttcattattttccataatgtaatgatgaaaatttaacattcatatattttagattcattgcacactaactgaaatatttcaggtcttttattgtcttaatacggatgattttggcatacagctcatgaaaacccaaaattcctatctcacaaaattagcatatcattaaaagggtctctaaacgagctatgaacctaatcatctgaatcaacgagttaactctaaacacctgcaaaagattcctgaggcctttaaaactcccagcctggttcatcactcaaaaccccaatcatgggtaagactgccgacctgactgctgtccagaaggccactattgacaccctcaagctagagggtaagacacagaaagaaatttctgaacgaataggctgttcccagagtgctgtatcaaggcacctcagtgggaagtctgtgggaaggaaaaagtgtggcagaaaacgctgcacaacgagaagaggtgaccggaccctgagaaagattgtggagaagggccgattccagaccttgggggacctgcggaagcagtggactgagtctggagtagaaacatccagagccaccgtgcacaggcgtgtgcaggaaatgggctacaggtgccgcattccccaggtcaagccacttttgaaccagaaacagcggcagaagcgcctgacctgggctacagagaagcagcactggactgttgctcagtggtccaaagtacttttttcggatgaaagcaaattctgcatgtcattcggaaatcaaggtgccagagtctggaggaagactggggagaaggaaatgccaaaatgccagaagtccagtgtcaagtacccacagtcagtgatggtctggggtgccgtgtcagctgctggtgttggtccactgtgttttatcaagtgcagggtcaatgcagctagctatcaggagattttggagcacttcatgcttccatctgctgaaaagctttatggagatgaagatttcatttttcagcacgacctggcacctgctcacagtgccaaaaccactggtaaatggtttactgaccatggtatcactgtgctcaattggcctgccaactctcctgacctgaaccccatagagaatctgtgggatattgtgaagagaacgttgagagactcaagacccaacactctggatgagctaaaggccgctatcgaagcatcctgggcctccataagacctcagcagtgccacaggctgattgcctccatgccacgccgcattgaagcagtcatttctgcaaaaggattcccaaccaagtattgagtgcataactgtacatgattatttgaaggttgacgttttttgtattaaaaacacttttcttttattggtcggatgaaatatgctaattttgtgagataggaattttgggttttcatgagctgtatgccaaaatcatccgtattaagacaataaaagacctgaaatatttcagttagtgtgcaatgaatctaaaatatgtgaatgttaaattttcatcatgacattatggaaaataatgaactttatcacaatatgctaatattttgagaaggacctgtagctctGGAGCAGAAGCTAACTTTAGCATCGTAAGCTGCTTATGGTTAGCTACTTGGAGTAATTTTTAGTGtttataaattgtttttatctAGTCTACCAGGTACCAAAACGTTTGACACAATACTGATTTAAAAGTGGCGGAGGCTTTTTCAATTCTTTTTCAACCTAGTGTTGCTAGCCAGCCAGATGTCCTGCCTTTACTAGAAGACTTGATAAACCTAATAGGGCAACTGTAGAACTACCTCtttcttatttcaaaataaatgtctgaCACAGGTTTCaagataaaaacacacaccattaaaatttattttatttacctaAGAAAGCAAAGTCTCATGCTAACAGCAACTGATAGTGCTTTGTGAGACAGACTTCACGTTTAAAATGAATTATGCCGTTTTACACCCCCATTATTACATTATTGTAATAATGGGGGGTAGGGGATATTTCCAGAAGTCATCAGACAAGAAGCAGgttacaccttggacaggtcgccagtccatccaaggacaacACAGAGATGCACAGGATAAAACCAGGCATGCCCACACCCATAaaagcaatttagagtgaccagttaacctaacatgcatgtttttagaATGTGGGAAggtggagtacctggagaggaAACACCACCTTTATCTGTAAAGATAAATAATAgtgatcatttttatttaaaactgtttcaGGATCGTCTGACGTTCAGGAGGATTATAGTGAAGAACAACGCCAAGAAGAGGAAGATGTACGAAGCATTCATTGAAACTCTACCCCTACTCACGTCTTTAGAGGTCTGCTGTGCATCGCAGTGTTTAACGAAGTACATCATGAAGTCACAGAAAAGTGCTGATAACCTAATATGTTTGCAGGTGTCGGAGAGAATGAAGGTTGTAGACGTGATATCCACGAGGGTGTATAATGACTCACAGCACATTATTGCTCAGGTAATTCGTCTCTGCGTTGATAATTTCAGGGTTTTTGTCCTCTGCTTTGCACTTGCAAAGCCTGAGTTCACTTACCTGCATTGCTGTGTTATAACAGGGTGATTTAGCAGATTGCTTTTACATCGTTGAGAGTGGCCAAGTTAGAATCACCATGAAAAGAAGCCGGGTAATTTTGGACATTTCATACTTTTCTGTATCCACTTCATTTTTCAACCCAACAACTCCAAGAGTAAGCTCAGAGTGCATACTGGAAGtgtgttttcagttttgatttcttatttttatatttttttgtttctcaaaagacaaaaaaagacgaggaggaggaagaggaggtggaTATTGCCACATGCACGAGGGGCCAGTATTTTGGGGAGTTGGCTCTTGTCACAAACAAGCCCAGAGCTGCATCGGCATATGCTGTGGGGAGTGTCAAATGTTTGGGTACATTTTGTACACTTCTTTGATGTACTATATTAGGGGTCTAGGCAGCCTTTTTGCTATGCCTTTTTTCTCTTCAAAAGTGCAGAATTTCTCATAAGACAGGAGACAATGTTACTTAGAGCTCAAAATGTGAGTTTCTGCAGCCACAGTGTCTTGTAGAAGTATTTAAACCCTTTGAACTTTAcatttgtcaagttacaaccacgAACTTCTATGTATTTCATGTGGATTTTATAATATTGATCAACACGACGCATTGCAAAATTGAGAAGCAGAATGAAAATGATACacggtttttaatattttttgtaaataacaatctaaaaagtgtgacatgcatatgtattcagccctcctgagtgaatattttgtaaaaccacTTTTCACTGCAGTTTCTAcggcaagtcttttagggtgtgTCTCCATTGGCTTCTCTGAAAAATACCTCAAGctaagtcagattggatggatagGGTCTGTGAAGCAAAAAAGCAATTTACATATCTTACCATAGATtcttaatttgatttaggtctaaactttgactgggccattctaaccaGGCTTTGATCTAAACGATTCTATTGGCTGTAAGCCCTTGTCATGTTGGAAGGCAATCCTCCAACCCCGTTTCATCAACTATCTTTCCATTAATTGACCACCTTTTCTGTCTCTGTCAAACAAATTATACTGCATGATACTGTACCACCATAGTTCACAATGGAAATTATGTATTCCATGAACGTTATGTCTGTTCTTTAATGTTGTCTAACAAACCTTagagctgtatttatactgtaaATTACCCACAAGTTGATCCTACTCACAGTAATTTTTTTGGTGTATTTAAGTAAGGggtgttgttttaaattaaaaaaaaacatttataattttttttccatttgaaatATATGCACTACTATGTGTTggtttatttcataaaatacactgaagtttgtggacaAGTTCAAGGAGCATACatttttgcaaggtgctgtgtAAGTGATTAATCAAAGTAATTTTACCCATATAAGGAACAGCCCTTTCCTCATATTTTCGATATATACAAACATCCACAAATTGAATATTCTGGTAACAGTTTCTGTTCACAAAACATAAACTGTTGCAACCTTTTGGATGAGCGTTGTCAAGCACTTAATTAGCATCTTGACTTAGCCTTGACcccaataaaaacatattttttttcatttgactcTATAAATACTTTGTGTTTTACATGGCCTTTTTTAAATTCTCATAAAAATCAAAgcctttttgtctttcttttaagtCATGGATGTTAAAGCCTTTGAGAGACTGCTTGGCCCGTGCATGGACATCATGAAGAGAAACATCGCTAATTACGAGGAGCAACTGGCGGCCTTGTTTGGAAGTAGCGCTGAGATTGAGCAACAGAGTGCATAAAGCAACTCCAATGAACCATGGTGGAGCCAATGGAAACAGACAGGCTCACTGTGGATCTTTTCCacaatactattcaaaacaggAGAAGAAATGTGAATACCCACTACACTACATTTGAGTGTGTTACAATTAAGACTAAGATACGGCCCGTTTTAGTAGAGTGTACGACAGAAAGTTGCAACTTCAACACGCCAAAGCAGGGTTGCTTAAAGCTTGTTTTAGTACATTAACCATGACTTTCACTGTAAAGAATATGCGTGCATTTTACTTGTCGGTGTCAAGTGCTTCACTTTTTTTGTAAACCGAAACACTTTGTTAAGCTTAACCCCAATTTTTTGACAATGGTAttctaaaaagaaaagtgtatTATTGCTTGTAAATTTCTAAACCTTATCAGTTGTAGGATGTCAAAGCTGACTT
Coding sequences within:
- the LOC124881139 gene encoding cAMP-dependent protein kinase type II-beta regulatory subunit isoform X2, with amino-acid sequence MSIEIPEGLTELLQSFTVEVLRNQPRDLLEFALQYFTRLKDSETKEASFGNDQNSAPRSGKAVNFIDEAMQIDSENGEEDDDDDEEFIAPVINRFIRRASVCAEAFNPDDDEEDKEPWVTHPKTDEQRQRLQEACRDILLFKNLDPEQMSQVLDAMFEKFCTEGEHIIDQDDDGDNFYVIESGTFNIFVKLEGMEKLVGSYDNKGSFGELALMYNTPRAATIIATSPGALWCLDRLTFRRIIVKNNAKKRKMYEAFIETLPLLTSLEVSERMKVVDVISTRVYNDSQHIIAQTKKDEEEEEEVDIATCTRGQYFGELALVTNKPRAASAYAVGSVKCLVMDVKAFERLLGPCMDIMKRNIANYEEQLAALFGSSAEIEQQSA
- the LOC124881139 gene encoding cAMP-dependent protein kinase type II-beta regulatory subunit isoform X1, with amino-acid sequence MSIEIPEGLTELLQSFTVEVLRNQPRDLLEFALQYFTRLKDSETKEASFGNDQNSAPRSGKAVNFIDEAMQIDSENGEEDDDDDEEFIAPVINRFIRRASVCAEAFNPDDDEEDKEPWVTHPKTDEQRQRLQEACRDILLFKNLDPEQMSQVLDAMFEKFCTEGEHIIDQDDDGDNFYVIESGTFNIFVKLEGMEKLVGSYDNKGSFGELALMYNTPRAATIIATSPGALWCLDRLTFRRIIVKNNAKKRKMYEAFIETLPLLTSLEVSERMKVVDVISTRVYNDSQHIIAQGDLADCFYIVESGQVRITMKRSRTKKDEEEEEEVDIATCTRGQYFGELALVTNKPRAASAYAVGSVKCLVMDVKAFERLLGPCMDIMKRNIANYEEQLAALFGSSAEIEQQSA